In the genome of bacterium, one region contains:
- a CDS encoding cyclic nucleotide-binding domain-containing protein, with protein sequence MASIMSKKSTKPSDTADATPANERQRILGLLRGSPLFEEIDEIDLETIADLSSLFTTYRGQTLLEEGEEGRDVLIIVSGRVGIHIESIAPYVEVGITRLGPGEVIGEMALVGGQVRSATAVAIDPCEILVVNGEELCRMFDEQPNLAMRMMRNVSRILSERLRQMNRRMVNLMRARYY encoded by the coding sequence ATGGCATCGATAATGTCCAAGAAGTCTACCAAGCCATCGGACACTGCGGACGCGACGCCCGCCAACGAGCGCCAGCGCATCCTCGGCCTTCTCCGTGGATCTCCCCTCTTCGAGGAGATCGACGAGATCGACCTGGAAACCATCGCCGACCTGTCCAGCCTCTTCACAACCTATCGTGGCCAGACGCTCCTCGAAGAAGGCGAAGAGGGGCGCGATGTCCTGATCATTGTCTCCGGTCGCGTCGGGATCCACATCGAGTCCATCGCCCCATACGTCGAAGTCGGGATCACCCGGCTTGGCCCCGGCGAAGTCATTGGCGAGATGGCCCTTGTCGGCGGCCAGGTCCGATCGGCCACCGCCGTCGCCATCGACCCCTGCGAGATCCTGGTCGTCAACGGCGAGGAGCTCTGCCGCATGTTTGACGAGCAGCCGAATCTGGCGATGCGCATGATGCGAAACGTCTCGCGCATCCTCTCCGAACGCCTGCGCCAGATGAACCGCCGCATGGTCAACCTGATGCGCGCGCGGTATTATTGA
- a CDS encoding fibronectin type III domain-containing protein, with product MTVRVGVGLLFTLCLAGIVAAADPIVDRHSWQFEGDTFAAEFESESTLDAWTARDEPSFQPVRQYFETDRGIHLENRGGGVFQVTGLSINGRGPAFSLEDVYKQAGLTDDMSEQEKVVRLHRFMLSRRFHGMPRSSLTEHVLGYLNITGEGHCNEDVMAFQGLAGSMGVQSMFTDLSGHVVAEYLLDGRPVVIDGDLELIYPIRGGGALAGLNNIYDDRDIAFRVHPYGPWTFDQRRDIPAFRRIVSAGLYGNEKPPGYEVTKGTLNEFRLVLGPGQSLHWGFQESRIGFMTSRENQLKFMGHARPGIDLEKAQYFTVGEFEWNADFATIALADLQLTSGLLALEQELRKGLVVQDGELSGRLLAQYLARYPAFAGRIDADVSLPESSRLVVEVHLGKDNSVEFLREGPFDGVVSFDLAPELKIFKRPWQNPVVEIRLERSSPDIQPILRAANATFDVQFNPLMLPVVERGANRLEVRGKTRGTPDMRVEVEWLTYTEPLAPEPPVLVFPPDGAQLPDPAFAFRWEPSAGRDDRKVQNYFIEINDRPDFTGWPIGEFRRYTPTEADGDPTQFQPFAPELFRPGQTYYWRVRAADSKALHSDWSEVRSFTTFAPPMVRDIRIDAGRGELTLAWEPVEGAVSYEVHGSNVHGFHASAESLRLPEHGVLDPTLLATTQETEFLLVEDYVADQPVFAHYRIVPVNAEGGRGEPSAQVHMTIGAPFLLRESSDRVRVAAVSSRGPFEYRPTPNRAYTPGFFEAEESTIKVLQSPDGASPIDGEKYTYRLTDSASGKFIVRIGTDDGTQDYELPLPR from the coding sequence ATGACAGTCCGAGTTGGAGTTGGTCTTCTCTTCACACTATGCCTTGCAGGCATCGTGGCGGCGGCTGATCCAATCGTCGATCGTCATAGTTGGCAGTTCGAGGGCGATACGTTCGCCGCTGAGTTCGAATCCGAGTCGACACTCGACGCCTGGACGGCGCGCGACGAGCCGTCGTTTCAGCCTGTTCGTCAGTACTTCGAGACCGACCGTGGTATTCATCTGGAGAACCGCGGGGGCGGTGTCTTCCAAGTCACCGGACTGTCGATCAATGGGCGAGGTCCCGCGTTCAGCCTTGAGGATGTCTACAAGCAGGCAGGCCTGACCGATGACATGTCGGAGCAGGAGAAGGTGGTTCGGCTCCATCGCTTCATGCTCAGCAGGCGGTTCCACGGTATGCCGCGCTCGAGTCTGACAGAGCACGTCCTTGGGTATCTGAACATCACGGGGGAGGGGCACTGCAACGAGGATGTGATGGCCTTTCAGGGCCTGGCGGGTTCGATGGGAGTACAGTCCATGTTCACTGATCTGAGCGGTCATGTGGTTGCCGAGTACCTGCTCGATGGCCGCCCGGTTGTGATCGACGGAGATCTGGAACTGATCTATCCCATTCGAGGCGGCGGAGCATTAGCCGGACTGAATAATATCTACGACGATCGCGACATTGCATTTCGAGTCCACCCATACGGCCCCTGGACGTTCGATCAGCGGCGGGATATCCCTGCTTTTCGCCGGATCGTCTCTGCCGGTCTTTATGGCAATGAGAAACCACCCGGATACGAGGTCACCAAGGGTACCCTGAATGAATTCCGTCTCGTTCTGGGACCCGGCCAGAGTCTTCACTGGGGATTTCAGGAGAGCCGTATCGGATTCATGACATCGCGGGAGAACCAACTGAAGTTCATGGGGCACGCCCGTCCGGGGATCGACCTGGAGAAGGCACAGTACTTTACCGTCGGCGAGTTCGAGTGGAATGCGGACTTTGCAACGATTGCGTTGGCAGATCTGCAACTGACGAGCGGCCTTTTGGCACTTGAGCAGGAACTGAGAAAGGGCCTTGTTGTCCAGGATGGCGAACTGTCCGGCAGGCTCCTCGCTCAATATCTCGCGCGTTATCCTGCGTTTGCCGGTCGAATAGACGCCGATGTCTCGTTGCCCGAAAGCAGCCGTCTCGTTGTTGAGGTTCATTTGGGCAAGGACAACAGTGTGGAGTTTCTGCGCGAGGGGCCGTTTGACGGGGTCGTCTCCTTCGACCTGGCCCCGGAACTGAAGATCTTCAAGCGTCCCTGGCAGAATCCTGTCGTCGAAATTCGGCTTGAGCGCAGTTCCCCCGATATCCAACCGATCTTGCGAGCTGCCAACGCTACCTTTGACGTGCAGTTTAATCCGCTGATGCTTCCTGTGGTCGAGCGTGGCGCGAATCGTCTGGAGGTTCGCGGCAAGACGAGGGGGACCCCGGATATGCGGGTGGAGGTTGAGTGGCTGACGTACACCGAACCGCTCGCGCCGGAGCCGCCCGTTCTCGTATTTCCGCCCGATGGGGCGCAGTTGCCGGATCCGGCTTTCGCATTTCGATGGGAACCCTCAGCCGGCCGCGATGATCGCAAGGTCCAGAACTACTTCATCGAGATCAACGATCGGCCGGACTTCACGGGCTGGCCGATTGGCGAGTTCCGACGCTACACGCCGACCGAAGCCGATGGGGACCCAACGCAGTTTCAACCGTTTGCACCGGAGCTCTTCCGCCCGGGGCAGACGTACTACTGGCGTGTGCGTGCGGCGGATTCGAAGGCGCTGCACAGTGACTGGAGCGAGGTGCGTTCCTTCACGACATTTGCGCCGCCGATGGTGCGCGATATTCGCATCGATGCCGGACGCGGTGAATTGACCCTCGCATGGGAACCGGTGGAGGGTGCAGTGAGTTACGAGGTTCATGGCAGCAATGTGCATGGTTTCCACGCCAGTGCCGAGTCACTGCGGCTGCCGGAACACGGCGTGTTGGACCCAACGCTGCTGGCAACAACGCAGGAGACGGAGTTTCTACTGGTCGAGGACTACGTTGCGGACCAGCCGGTCTTTGCCCACTACCGAATCGTTCCCGTGAACGCCGAAGGTGGTCGGGGAGAGCCGTCTGCTCAGGTTCACATGACGATTGGTGCCCCTTTCCTGCTGCGCGAATCGAGCGATCGCGTCCGTGTGGCTGCCGTCTCGTCCCGCGGCCCGTTCGAGTATCGGCCCACTCCCAATAGAGCTTATACCCCCGGGTTCTTTGAGGCTGAGGAATCCACCATCAAGGTCCTGCAATCTCCGGATGGCGCGAGTCCGATCGACGGTGAGAAGTACACCTACCGGCTGACCGATTCGGCGTCCGGCAAGTTCATCGTTCGGATTGGGACAGACGATGGGACGCAGGATTACGAACTGCCTCTTCCGCGGTGA
- a CDS encoding homoserine dehydrogenase, giving the protein MSKPLKIALVGFGNIGTGLVRHLAEYGDLMNSRLPRPMQLTTICDTDLETDRGVPTDGIKMTSDYKEIVADPEIEVVVELVGGTGVARDIVEESLRAGKHVVTANKALIATYGGELFHAADDGGVHLLFEASVGAGIPVIRTMHTGLLPDRINHVYGILNGTCNYILSSMEDVIGVDFQTALKEAMQLGYAEPDPTLDIEGDDTAHKIAILASLAFGQDLRKEHVEKVGITRIAPEDIEFASMSGQTIKLLASAEQLKDGTVELSVRPTFIPLDHILGRVRDVLNACWVEAEPIGPTMYYGQGAGQGSTGSGVLADIMLIAKATDSAAIKRLMPLRIPHGNSHPAMERESLPKRYLRVRTADLDGLVEALGSEPTERGKGYAIYVLPEENRADHEERLGKIKALGVSEDQVCEIYYALQP; this is encoded by the coding sequence ATGAGCAAGCCACTGAAAATCGCGCTCGTAGGATTTGGTAATATCGGCACCGGCCTGGTGCGTCACCTCGCTGAATACGGCGATTTGATGAACAGCCGCCTTCCGCGGCCGATGCAGTTGACCACCATCTGCGATACGGATCTGGAGACAGACCGCGGCGTTCCGACGGACGGGATCAAGATGACCTCCGATTACAAGGAGATCGTTGCCGATCCAGAGATCGAAGTTGTCGTCGAACTGGTAGGCGGTACAGGCGTGGCGCGCGATATCGTTGAAGAATCCCTGCGGGCCGGCAAGCATGTGGTGACGGCCAACAAGGCGCTGATCGCGACGTACGGAGGCGAGCTCTTCCACGCTGCAGACGACGGCGGCGTGCACCTGCTCTTCGAAGCCAGTGTCGGTGCGGGCATTCCGGTTATCCGCACGATGCACACGGGATTGCTGCCCGATCGCATCAACCACGTGTACGGCATCCTGAACGGAACGTGTAACTACATCCTGTCCTCGATGGAAGACGTGATTGGCGTCGATTTCCAGACGGCGTTGAAAGAGGCCATGCAACTTGGCTACGCGGAGCCGGATCCAACGCTCGACATCGAGGGCGACGATACGGCGCACAAGATCGCGATCCTGGCATCGCTGGCATTCGGCCAGGACTTGCGCAAGGAGCACGTCGAGAAGGTCGGCATCACGCGGATTGCGCCGGAGGATATCGAGTTTGCCTCGATGAGCGGCCAGACGATCAAGCTGCTGGCGAGCGCCGAGCAACTCAAGGATGGGACCGTGGAACTCTCGGTTCGTCCGACGTTCATCCCGCTCGATCATATCCTGGGTCGCGTTCGCGACGTGTTGAACGCGTGTTGGGTCGAGGCGGAACCGATCGGGCCAACGATGTATTACGGCCAGGGGGCGGGCCAGGGATCGACCGGTAGCGGCGTCTTGGCGGACATCATGCTGATCGCGAAGGCCACCGACTCGGCGGCGATCAAGCGGCTCATGCCGCTGCGGATTCCACACGGGAACAGCCACCCGGCGATGGAGCGTGAGTCCTTGCCTAAGCGGTACTTGCGAGTTCGGACGGCAGATCTGGATGGGTTGGTTGAGGCCCTCGGATCGGAGCCGACGGAGCGCGGGAAAGGGTACGCAATCTACGTGCTGCCCGAGGAGAACCGGGCCGACCACGAGGAAAGGCTTGGCAAGATCAAGGCTTTGGGGGTATCTGAAGATCAGGTTTGCGAAATCTACTATGCGTTGCAGCCCTGA
- a CDS encoding bifunctional hydroxymethylpyrimidine kinase/phosphomethylpyrimidine kinase, with protein sequence MIVPSRLDSATPSRASWQSLWNEENSQLLKEIAVSNALVVGSVALDTVDTPYGSETDILGGSAAYGSVAASYFAPAELVAVVGQDFPRKYVTQLKKRGVSLDGLVYEEGETFRWSGFYERTMENAHTNTTCLNVFEHFRPDLNERQARTPFVFLANIHPELQLYVVNQLQDPKFVALDTMNFWIEGTKSELTKVIKKCTLLLMNEEEARQYCETANLIKAGKRLLALGPNTVVIKKGEHGSLLFQKDRILSVPAFPLETLKDPTGAGDTFAGTLTGYLARLGRVTEDNIHRAVAVGSTMASFVVEDFSLKRMTRIKPGEIQSRVDLLLSMTRIPNLNSKTLTGLGL encoded by the coding sequence ATGATCGTGCCCTCTCGTCTTGACAGCGCAACGCCCTCCCGGGCTTCTTGGCAATCCCTCTGGAACGAGGAAAACTCCCAACTTCTCAAGGAGATTGCCGTGTCGAATGCACTCGTCGTCGGATCCGTCGCCCTGGACACCGTCGATACTCCATACGGTAGTGAAACGGATATTCTTGGCGGATCGGCGGCTTACGGTTCCGTGGCGGCGTCGTACTTCGCGCCGGCCGAACTGGTCGCAGTGGTTGGACAGGACTTCCCCCGTAAGTACGTGACGCAGTTGAAGAAGCGCGGCGTCTCCCTCGATGGGTTGGTCTACGAAGAAGGCGAAACCTTCCGCTGGTCCGGCTTCTACGAACGCACCATGGAGAATGCCCACACCAACACGACTTGCCTGAATGTGTTCGAGCACTTCCGGCCGGATCTGAACGAGCGCCAGGCGCGGACTCCATTCGTGTTCCTCGCAAACATTCACCCTGAACTGCAGTTGTATGTTGTGAACCAGTTGCAGGATCCGAAGTTCGTGGCGCTCGACACGATGAATTTCTGGATCGAGGGAACGAAGTCGGAGCTGACCAAGGTCATCAAGAAGTGCACGCTGCTGCTGATGAATGAAGAGGAAGCGCGGCAGTACTGCGAAACGGCGAATCTGATCAAGGCCGGAAAGCGTCTGCTCGCTCTCGGGCCGAACACGGTTGTGATCAAGAAGGGTGAACACGGCAGCCTGCTCTTCCAGAAGGATCGGATCCTGAGCGTTCCGGCATTTCCGCTGGAAACGTTAAAGGACCCGACCGGTGCCGGCGACACGTTCGCGGGGACGCTGACCGGATACCTGGCCCGCCTGGGGCGCGTGACGGAAGATAACATCCATCGCGCGGTCGCCGTCGGCAGCACCATGGCCAGCTTCGTCGTCGAGGACTTCAGCCTGAAGCGCATGACGCGCATCAAGCCGGGCGAAATCCAGTCGCGCGTCGATCTTCTCCTGAGCATGACACGGATTCCGAATCTGAACTCGAAAACACTGACCGGCCTGGGACTCTGA
- the treZ gene encoding malto-oligosyltrehalose trehalohydrolase, translating into MAEVGAWYNSDQLAHFRVWAPESNDVRLHLVAPEDRIVPMTRCDRGYWETTLEGLEPGARYFFQPDGHQDRPDPASRSQPEGVHGPSELVGRSTFRWSDRAWKGVPLEEMIQYELHIGAFTDAGTFDAAIERLDDLRDLGVNAIELLPVAQNPGERNWGYDGVYPYAVQKSYGGGEGLKRLVDACHSRGIAVILDVVYNHMGPEGNYLGCYGPYFTDRYRTPWGQAMNFDGAGSNEVRNFFIENALYWLRVFHIDALRLDATHAIFDINARPFLQELAERVREFGEHDGRPRLLIAESDLNDARILRPLDEHGLGMDAQWSDDFHHIVHALTTGERDGYYMDFHSPAQFAKALSTGYVYTGDHSEFRNHNHGRPPIGRPGRQFVVCVQNHDQVGNRATGERFSHLLTHEGRKLAAGCMLISPFVPMLFMGEEYAEDAPFLYFVNHSDANLIEAVRNGRREEFESFDWQGEVPDPQAEETFELSKLNWKLRGKGEHKLLLDFYRELIALRRGLPALSNLEKESVETTLHGDVVEMTRLQGTSCVKVLFNFSQKSEAISIERAPGRWMRRLDSAADSWGGTGATALVQWQDRATIEMPPQSLALYVRTKD; encoded by the coding sequence GTGGCCGAAGTCGGTGCCTGGTACAATTCCGATCAGCTTGCGCACTTCCGTGTGTGGGCGCCCGAAAGCAACGACGTGCGACTGCATCTCGTTGCGCCGGAGGATCGTATCGTCCCGATGACACGCTGCGATCGGGGCTACTGGGAAACGACGCTCGAAGGCCTGGAGCCTGGGGCGCGCTATTTCTTCCAACCCGACGGGCACCAGGATCGTCCCGATCCCGCTTCACGTTCACAGCCAGAAGGTGTGCACGGCCCGTCGGAACTCGTGGGTCGGAGTACTTTTCGCTGGAGCGATCGGGCGTGGAAGGGTGTGCCTCTGGAAGAGATGATCCAGTACGAGCTCCACATCGGTGCCTTCACCGACGCGGGAACATTCGATGCCGCCATCGAACGCCTGGACGACCTGCGTGACCTTGGTGTCAATGCGATCGAGTTGTTGCCCGTGGCTCAGAATCCCGGCGAGCGCAATTGGGGTTACGACGGCGTGTATCCGTATGCCGTCCAAAAATCCTACGGCGGGGGAGAGGGACTGAAGCGCCTGGTCGATGCCTGTCACTCGCGGGGCATTGCGGTGATTCTGGACGTCGTTTACAACCACATGGGACCAGAGGGAAATTACCTCGGCTGCTATGGGCCGTACTTCACGGATCGCTATCGCACGCCATGGGGTCAGGCGATGAACTTCGACGGCGCCGGAAGTAACGAGGTGCGCAATTTCTTCATCGAAAACGCGCTGTACTGGCTGCGCGTGTTTCATATCGATGCTTTGCGATTGGATGCGACGCACGCGATTTTCGACATCAATGCGCGACCATTTCTGCAGGAGCTTGCGGAGCGCGTGCGCGAATTCGGCGAGCACGACGGGCGACCGCGGCTGCTGATTGCGGAGAGCGATCTGAACGATGCCCGGATTCTGCGACCACTCGATGAGCACGGTCTCGGCATGGACGCGCAGTGGAGCGACGATTTTCATCATATCGTTCACGCGCTGACAACCGGCGAGCGCGATGGATATTACATGGACTTCCACAGCCCGGCCCAGTTTGCAAAGGCCCTATCAACGGGGTACGTTTACACGGGGGACCATTCGGAGTTTCGCAATCACAATCACGGCCGTCCGCCGATCGGGCGCCCAGGCCGGCAATTCGTTGTTTGTGTGCAGAATCACGACCAAGTCGGGAATCGCGCGACGGGCGAGCGCTTTTCGCACTTGCTGACGCACGAAGGGCGAAAGCTGGCGGCGGGCTGCATGTTGATCTCGCCGTTTGTCCCTATGCTGTTTATGGGCGAGGAGTACGCCGAGGACGCCCCGTTCCTGTATTTCGTGAACCACTCCGATGCGAACTTGATCGAGGCCGTGCGCAACGGGCGGCGCGAGGAGTTCGAGTCCTTCGACTGGCAGGGCGAAGTTCCCGACCCGCAAGCCGAAGAGACTTTCGAGCTGTCAAAGCTGAATTGGAAATTGCGCGGCAAGGGCGAGCACAAACTGCTGCTGGACTTCTATCGCGAGTTGATCGCCTTGCGGCGCGGCCTGCCTGCGCTGAGCAACCTGGAGAAGGAAAGCGTCGAGACTACACTGCACGGCGATGTTGTGGAGATGACGCGCTTGCAAGGCACTTCCTGTGTGAAGGTCCTGTTCAACTTCTCGCAGAAGAGTGAGGCTATTTCCATCGAGAGGGCGCCCGGGCGGTGGATGCGGCGGCTGGATTCTGCGGCCGACTCCTGGGGTGGAACTGGTGCCACGGCGCTCGTGCAGTGGCAGGACCGCGCGACAATCGAAATGCCGCCGCAATCCCTGGCGCTGTACGTTCGCACAAAGGACTGA